From the Methanonatronarchaeum thermophilum genome, the window TCCTCAACACCAATCAGTAATAGGTCTGCATACCAAGCCATAGGTGTCGATTGAACGGGTTCATACATTGAAACTGCAATGTTCTCCAGTAAACCAAAAACAACCAGAAGGATATACAGGAAGAACACCCCGATAATCAAAGGGACCTTATACTTAACTATAAACCTGAATCTAGTGAGAACGTAACGTAGGGCTATGCCTAATGGATATCCAACAGCAATGGAGCTTATGGCAAAAAGAACCACAACCAAAGGTACAAGTAAAACCTGGACAACGCCACCTCCGCCCAAAGCGAATCCAACTCCAACTCCAACAGCGGGAATGAGAATCCACATTAAAATATATACAATCTCTGAGAACAGTATCCCCCAACAAACACCATACAACGGAGTTACATGAAGCAGGTTATCAACCACAGTCGGAGTTCCACGCTCACCCAATGCCCTAAAAACCATAATAAAGACTATAAAAACCCAGAAGACTGCTATAATCCCACCCAACATACTTGTTATCGGTAGGCCGGCCAGCTCGCCACCACCTAACAAACCTGCAGCTTGATATCCAGCGTAACCACCGGCCACAGCACCAGCCAAAACTATGATTAAATAAACCGCTATAGTGGCGACTTCTTCCATACCCCAATACGTTTTGACTGTTCGCCGTACATCGAGTTCTCCGATGGTTAATCCATGTTTAACTTCAAAGAAATCCATGTGTTATCTACCTTTACTTTCTTCTTTATGGTCGGCAGTAACGGAGAGAAATACCTCTTCCAGACTCCTGGACTCTCCACTCTCAACCTTCTTTTTGAGGTCTTCTGGAGCGCCCTCAGTAACCAGATCACCGTTCTTTAAAACACCAACTTTATCTGACAACTCATCAACAACGGACAGAATGTGGGTGGAGAGAAAAACAGTGGTTTCACTGGAACCAGAAAGCTCCGAGATAAGATCTTTTACAGTTCTAGCTGATTTTGGGTCAAGACCACTGGTCGGTTCATCCAGAAAAACAACTTCTGGTTTATGGATAACGGCCTGTATAATACCTATTTTCTGACGCATACCTTTGGAATATCCCTCAATCTTACGTCCTGCAGCATCAACCATATCCAACTTCCTAAGATAATACTCAATTCTTTCACCTGCAACATCGCTCGACAAACCATATAACTTAGAAACATAACTAAGCTGCTCCAACCCACTAAGCTCCTCAAACAAAGGCGGTTGTTCAGGCAGATAACCAATCTTACCTATAACCCGCTCCCTATCCTGAATATCAACACCCATGATCTCTGCCGAGCCAGATGTAGGTTTAGTGAGAGTCGTAAGCATCCTCATCGTAGTTGTCTTACCAGACCCATTAGGCCCCAAAAAACCATACACACTCCCCATAGAGATCTCCAAATCCAAATCCCTAACCGCCCACAAATCACCAAACCTTTTCGACAAACCAACAGTTCTAACAGCAAAATCACAACTCATAACAACCACAAATAAAATACAGTATAACTATTCAACCGTAATATTACTACAATTAAACTACATATACTCAGTTCAACATATATAATGCTATCGTTAATAAAGGATAATAGAGCACTTAGATTTATATATAACTTGATTAGATAGTTGATAAGGAGATTATAATGAAGAAAATACCACTTCAAGCAATATTCGCTTTAATACTTGTGTTTTTAGGTCTATTACTACTTCTACGGACAACAGGAATCTATGACACAACCAGCTTAATCAAATACACACCAACCCTATTCGTTCTATTTGGAGCATACATACTGATAAAAAGTAAATTCCAAAACCTCTCCGGACCGATCCTAATAATCTTAATATTCGGACTACTACAACTCTACCTAATAGACCTACTAACCACAGCAATGATAAGAGATTGGTGGCCCCTAATAATCATAGCAATAGGCCTCTCAATACTGCTAAACTGGTTCAAATCAAAAACAATTAAAAAAGAACAAACAGACTACATCGACCTCTTCGCAATGTTCGGAGGAATAGAAACAAGAATAACATCAAAAGAATTCGTAGGAGGAAGTTCAACAGCAATATTCGGAGACATACAACTCGACCTAAGAGACTCAAAACCAAAACACAAACAAACAACCATCAACAGCATAGTACTATTCGGAGACACCGAAATCAAAGTACCAAACGAATGGCAACTAAAAATAAACATAACACCAATACTCGGAGACGTACACGACAAAAGAACAAGAAAACAAAAACCCACAGAAAACAAACCCAAAACCCTCGAAATAAAAGGAATAGTATCCTTCGGCGACATAAAAATAACAGACTAAACCAACACAAACCAAACCCAAACCAAAAACAACCTCCCACCCTACCCACTCAAATAAAACAATAAAACCAATAAAAATCAATCGAATCAATAAAAAACTTAATGCCAACTTAATAGGTAAACTAAACTTAATACCACCTAAATCAGATATATAATATTGAAAGGCATAGTTTATGAAAAAAATAACATTTCAAGCAGTATTAGCCGTAATACTCATAGCTATAGGTGTAATACTATTATTAGAAACCACAGGAATCTATGACACAACCCACCTAATCAAATACACACCAACCCTGTTCGTACTTTTCGGCATCTACGCAATAATAAAAAGCAAACTAACAAACATCTTAGGCCCACTAATAATCATACTCTTTTTCGGAATACTACAGCTACTTATACTCAATTTAATCACAACCACAGTAATCCGTGAATGGTGGCCCCTAATAATCGTAGCAATCGGTTTATTAATACTAATAAACTGGCTTCAAGTATCTAAGATAAAAGGAAAAGAAACCGATACAATCGACCTTTTCACGATGCTCGGTGGACATGAAACACTCAATACATCAAACAACTTCAAAGGGGGAAACATAACCGCAATACTCGGTTCAGTCAACATAGACCTCCGGGACGCAGAAATAAAAAACCCACCCGCAACAATAAACTGCATAGTAATCCTTGGAGGCGCAGAAATAAAAATACCAGAAGGATGGGAAGTCAAAAACAACATCACACCAATACTCGGAGCAGTAGAAGACACAAGACTAAGAACAGAAAAACAAACAGAAAACAAAAAACAAGAAATAACAATAAACGGAATAGTCCTACTAGGAGGACTAGACATAAAAGACTAAACAAACCAAAAAAACCATTATATACACCTAAAAATCGATAGAAACCCCAATAAAATAAAAAAACTTAATAAACCAGCTTATAAAAAATAATTTATAAAGAACAAAACACCTTCTATCCACACCAACCAACATTGAGGTGCAGCTACTTGTGTTCTAAAAACCAAATTAAAGCCCTATTAATAGATGATGACCCTAATTTTCTCGAACTCACAAAACAATACATCGACCAGAAAAACACTAAAATAGATATAGACACAACCCACAACCCAATAAAAATCCTCGACCAAAACCTAAAAAAATACGATTGTTTTGTCTGTGACTACAAAATGACACCAATCAACGGCATAGAACTATTCGAGAAAATAAAACACCACAAAAAACCTTTTATTCTAATTACAGGTGAAGGGTGTGAAGAAGTAGCAATGGAAGCACTCAACACAGGAATCAATAGATACCTCCCGAAAACCAACAAACCCAACGAATTCTATTCCGCATTAACAAAATCAATCAAAAACGAAGTAGAAAAACACAAAACTGAACAAAAAATACAGCGCCAACAAGCCAAATACAAATCATTCATAGAAGGAAATCAAAACCCATTGTACATAATCGACCAAGAACTCAACATCCATTACACAAACAAAGCCAAACAAAACCAATATACAAAAAAACAACTAACAAACACAAACTACAGACAACACCACACAAAAAAAGACACACAAAAACTCAAGAAAAAAACAAAAAAAGCCATCAAAACACAAGAAACCCAAGAATACAAAATCCAAATAAACGACAAATGGATACACAAAACAATCTCACCAATAAAAACACCCAAACAAAACAAAAAAGCAACCGTCATAGAAAGAGACATAACCAAACAAAAAAACCAAAAAGAAAAACTACTAAAATACCGAGAAATCATCCAACAAATCGAAGACCCAACAATGGTCAAAAACAAAGAAGGAAAAATAACACACACAAACAAAGCACTCGAAAAACTACTACAAAAACCCAAAAAAGAAATAATAAACACAAAACTCACAAAACACATCCCACAAAAAACTGCCCAAAAAATATGGAGATACGAAAAAAGAGCACTAGAATGGGATGAAACAGTCCAATTTACAACACAAATAACCATCAACCAAAAAAACCCATACATACAGATAACAAGCACCCCATACAAAAACAACGACAAACTAACTGGCATTATAATCAGATGGAGAGACATAACAAAAGAAAAAACGATGGAAATCGGATTAAGAGAAGAAATAAAAAACCGATTCGAATCAGAAAACAAACTCCAAACACTACTAAACAACATACCCTGCCCAGTAATATACCTAAACAAAAACAACACAATAACAAAAACAAACAAAGAGTTCAAAAAACTAACAGGCCAAAAAAACCTCGATGGAAAAAAACCACCAAAACCAATCAAAAAACTAATCAACAGACCTAAAAACAAAAAACAAAAAGAAATCAAATACACCGACCCAAAAGGAACAAAACACACACTACTAGCAACAACCTCAACATACAGCAACCCAAAAACCCAAAACAAAATCGATGGCACCATCATAGTATACCAAGACATAACCAACATCCGACGGATCGAAGAAAGAGAAAAACTAATACACAGCATAATGCGCCACGACCTCAAAAACAAAATACAGATAATCAAAGGCTACCTAGGCCTAATAGAAGAACAACAAAACACAACAAAAACCAAAAAATACCTAAACAAAACCCAAAAAGCCCTCAACGAATCCCAAACAATAATACAGAAAGTGAGAACACTAAGAAAGACAGAAACAAACCAAAAAATCCAACCCCTAAACCTCCAAAAAACAATAAAAAAATCAATCAAAATACACAGGCAACAACTAAAAGAAAAAAACATAAAAATAAAAAACCAAACACAAGAAATCTACGCAATGGCAGACCCAATGCTAGAACAAGCAATCTCAAACCTAATAGAAAACTCAATAAAACACGCAGACCCCACAGAAATAAAAATAAAAACCCAAGAAACCCCAAACAACATAAAAATAAAATACCAAGACAACGGAAAAGGAATACCAGACAAACAAAAACAAAAAGTATTCCATAAAGGCTATAGCGGACAAAATAGATCAACAGGACTAGGACTACACCTAACCAAAAAAATAATAGAAGGATACAACGGACAAATAAAACTCAAAGACACACCAACAGGAGGAGCCGAATTCCAAATCAAACTCAAAAAACCCTAATCAAACAAACCGCTCAACCCACACAGTAACAAAAGGCACCCAAGTCCACTCACCCTTATAAGCAGAATACATCAAATAAATCCACAAAACAAACGAAACCAACCCCAACAAAATCTGAGCCAAAACAACCAAAAAACCCAAAAACCAACCAACAACAGGCAAACCTGAAACCACACCCAACAAATTCAAAAAAACAGTAAAAACCAAAATCAAACCAAAAACAAAAATCGATTGAACAGCATGAAAACGAACAAAACGATTATCCCCTTCAATAAAATAAAACAAAAAACCAGTAAAAAACCAAACCAAATAACACAAAGCACCAACTACATTCTCACTCAAACCAGACACAGTCCCAGAACCACCAAAACCACTCATCACACAAAAAATAACTCCAAAACAACATAGAACTTCCCCCCAAAAACCCAAAAAACACCAAAACTACATCTAAAAAACTCTAAAAAAAACAGCAAAAACAAAAAAAAAGAGAAGGTATGTAGAAGCCTTAACTACAAGACATCCACAACCTAACCTTCGAATTGGTTCACCGATTTTTCATATCTGATTGAAAGTTTTTATGCATTTGTTTTTAGTTTGATTTACGCTGCGATTTTTTTGCCTGAGTATTTATCTGTCCATTGTGAAACCACTGGTAACCTTGTTTTCTCGCCTTTGTAGGCTTTGTACATTAAATAAAGCCATAAAACGAATGATAGTAATCCCAAGACTAACATAAATAGCCAAACCAACAAACCGATTATAGACCCAAGAAAACCGATAGTCAGCGCTGTACCAACAATTCCTAAAACCACGTAAACTACGAATAGCCCACCGAACACAACTATAGACTGCACTGCATGGTATCTAACAAACTCATTATCCTTCTCGATGAAATAAAACAATATCCCCGTAATAAATCCAAATAGATAGCTAAGAGCTCCTGCTATATTAGGTGACAAACCAGTACTTGTTTCAGAATTTTCACTCAAACCAATTACCTCCAAACAATAGTTAGTTTCTTAAACGAACAAAACTAACAAAACCTAATTAAAAATACACAATAATAATATATAAACTATTCTAAAACCCTAAAAACACCTCAAAAACAACAAAAAACCCAAAAAAGAAAACCAGAACCACCTAAAACCAAAACAACCTAAAAACAAAAAACACAACTAAATATCCACAAATATTAAATGGATAAAAACCTACTAACCAATAGTCACTTGGGGCCATAGGGTAGCCTGGCCGATCCTCGTGCGTTTGGGACGCATGGACACCCGTTCGAATCGGGTTGGCCCCACTCAAATACTAATTCTAAAACACCCCTAAAAAACACAGAAAACTAAAACCCCAAACAACCCTAAAAAAACAAACCTAACCTACTTCTTTAAATAAAAACCTAAAAAAACCATATAAAACATAAACTACATACCAATAGGTATGGCCAGCAAACTAAAGAAAATCAAACAATACCCCCAAAAAAACCCAATACTCTCCCTAATAATAGCCATACTCCTCTGCGAAGCCGCAGGCATATCAGGAAGCATATTCACCGCCATGGGACTAGAACCATGGTACCAAGAACTAGCCAAACCAGAACTAACACCACCAGGAACACTCATAAGCATAATCTGGATCATACTATTCGCCCTAATGGGAATCGCAATCTGGCTAATATGGAGACAAAGCACCCAACAAAACGTAAAAACCCCAGTCACCCTATTCACAATCCAATTCATAATCAACATAATGTGGTCCGCCATATTCTTCGGCCTACAATCACTAACAGGCGGAATGATAACAATCACCCTACTCTGGATAGCAATCCTCCTAACAATAATCTCCTTCTACAAAATCGACAAAAAAGCAGCAGCACTCATGATACCCTACATACTATGGGTAACAATAGCAGCAGCACTAAACCTCAGCTTCATAATACTAAACTAACAAAATAGAAATACACAACAAACCAACCAATAAACACAAAAAATGAAATACCTACTGGATGAAAAAGGACAAGCCGAAATAATCGGCGTAATACTAATAATATCAATAATAGTCATAGCCTTCTCCCTCATCCAGTCAGGAATGGTCCCACAATGGAACCAAGAAATAGAATTCAACCACTACCAAGACGTCAACGACGACATCCAGAAACTACATAACGTAATGGAACGCGTAGCCGCACAAGGCCACAGCGAATCAGCAGAAATACAACTAGGAACAACATACCCAGAAAGAGGACCACTAATCAACCCACCACCAGCCCAAGGAACACTCCAAACATACGACACACAAATAACAATAAACAACGCAACAGCAAAACAAACCGACGCACAATGCTACTGGAATGGGACCGAGAAAAGTTTTAACACCCAAGGCTTGATGTACACACCTAACTACAACTACCAAGAAGGAACACCACCAATCCACATCGAACACAACACACTAATAACAGCATACCCCGAAAACCCAGAAATACAAAAACAAAACCTAATAACAGGAGACAAAATAAACCAAATCCTCCTAAAAGGACAACACGAAAAAACAGGATACGAAAAAACAGGATACACCCTCGAATCCCTAGGAATCTACCCAAAATCAGCACCACCAAACACAGTAGCAATGGAATCCACAGAACAAGAAAACATAGAGATCACCCTACAAACAAAACTACCACAAGCCTATGAAGAACTAAACGAAACAGAAACAGTCGAATCAGTTAATATAACCGATCATCAAGAAGTAACAATAACATTAACAAAAGAAGAAACATTCTATTTCAAAACTACAGCCCTATCCCTAGATGAAGATGCAACTCCAGAACCAGAATACATAATGACTTATGACCACGACCGCAACAATACAGCACCAACAACAATTGAAGTAGAAGTAAGAGACCAATACAACAACCCACTACCAGGACAAAAAGTCAACTTTACAACTGGTGATATAACGCAGAATGATTTAGACGACGAAGTAAAAATATACAATGAATACACAAAGACGGACGAGAGAGGTATAGCAAAAACCTTAGTAACTGTTGACCAACAAGAAAATGTAGATGCAGTTATACCAATAATCTCTCAACTTTCACCATATGCTGGAAATTGTAGTTGGACTTATAATAATATAATTATTGGAAATCCTGATTTAGATGAAATAGATGAACCTGAACCACCTGTAGATTGGGAATTAAAAATAGAAGAAATGGACATACAAAATGCTAATAGTTTCACTTTAACCTTAAGCCATACTAAAGATGAAGGAATCGATAAAGATACTCCAGTTTACATAACAATAGAAAATGGCGGCGGTTGGGAGGAAGAAACCTATACTTTTGAGAATATTACCGTTGAAGATTTCTCTAATGAAGATTTCCCTAATGAGGAGTGGGAGAGCGGTATGGAAATAAGCAAAGATTTTGATGACGATTATGATTTCGTTGATAATAATAATATGAAAAATATTGAAATTATTAGTGTTGAAATTAAAGGCGTTGCAGATTCATGGAGTGATAACGATTTTTAATTTTAGTTCATATTTATCTAAGTAGATATTTTTATGGCATTTATTAATTTATATTATTTAAAAGGTTTTTAGTTTATGAAGTAAATTAAATGACTAATTTTTTATATAGGATTTTCTTAGATTTTTTTGTTTTTTAGTCTGTTTGAGTTTAGTATGACTGATGCTGAGCTTGCTGCCATTGCTGCTGGTGCGAATACTGGGTGTAGTATTCCGATTATTGCTAGTGGTATCATTGTTGTGTTGTAGCCTAGGGCCCACCAGAGGTTTTGTTTTATTTTTTGGAATGTTTTTTGTGATAGTTTGATTGCTTTTTGTATTCCTTGTAGTTGGCCTTTTATTAGTACGATGTCTGCTGATTCTATTGCTATGTCTGTTCCTGTTCCTATTGCGATTCCTATGTCGGCTTGTGCTAGTGCTGGTGCGTCGTTTATTCCGTCTCCTACCATCGCGATTTTTCCTTTTGTTTGTTTCTGTAGTTTCTGTACTTCGCTGGCTTTTTCGTCGGGCATGACTTCTGCGTGTACTTGATTGATTCCTGCTTCTCTTGCGATTGCTTTTGCTGTTCGTTTGTTGTCTCCTGTGATCATTTTTAGTTTGTAGCCTTTTTGTTTTAGGTTTTGGAGTGTTTTTTTTGCGTCTGGCTTGAGTTTGTCGTAGATTGCTATGACTCCGATTACTTCGTTGTCGATTGCTATCAGTATGCCGGTTTTTCCTTGGTTTTCGAGTTTTTGGAGTGTTTCTTCTGTTTCTTGTGGTTGGTTGTCTGTCTGTTCTTTTATTAGTGTTCGGTTTCCTACGGTGATTTTTTTGTTGTTTTTTGTTGCGATAACGCCTTTTCCTTTTATTACTTGGAAGTCGTCGGGTTCTTGTATCTCTATGTTTTGTTGTTTGGCTTTTTCTGTGATTGCGCGGGCTATTGTGTGTTCTGAACGTGTTTCGGCCGTTGCTGCATAACTAAGTAGTTTTTGTTTTGTGTTTTGTTTTGTTGGTTTGATGTCGGTTACTGACATTTTTCCTTCTGTTAGTGTTCCTGTTTTGTCTAGGAGTATTGTGTTTACGTCTTTTAGTGTTTGTATTGCTTCTCCTTTTCTGATTAGTATGCCGTTTTCGGCTCCTTTTCCACTTCCTACTATTAGGGCTGTTGGTGTTGCTAGTCCGAGGGCGCATGGACAGGCTATTACGAGGGTGGCTATTGCTGCGTATAGGGCTAGCATTATGGGTGACATGGTGGTGTCAACCCAGAATAGGTATTGGTCTAGTGGTTGGGCTATGAACATTGCTTGTTGTGGGGCTAGCCACCAGAGAAAGAAGGTTATGGTTGCTAGGGCTAGTATTGTTGGTACGAAGTATCGTGTTACTCTGTCTGCGAATTTTTGGATTGGAACTTTCTTGGATTGGGCTTCTTTAACCATCTCGATGACTTGTGAGAGGAATGTGTCTTCCCCTATTTTGGTTGCTTCTACCTCTAGATATCCGTCTTGGTTGACGGTTGATCCGATGACTTCGTCTCCTGGTTGTTTTGTTATGGGCATTGATTCACCTGTAGCCATTGATTCATCGACCGCCCCCTCTCCTTTTACGACAACCCCGTCTACTGGTATTTTTTCTCCAGGTCTTACAGCAACTTTATCTCCAACGTTTATCCTGCTGATTGAAACAAGTTCTTCTCCTTCATCGGTTATTAGGTTGGCGGTTTCTGGTTCAAGCTCCATTAATCCACGTATGGCTTCAGAAGCACGGCCTTTAGCTTTAGCTTCAATCCACCTACCTGTTAAGTGGAAAGCCATTATCATGCTTGCTATAGGGGTGAAGTTCAAGACGGTTGCTCCTAAAAATATCAATGGCCCGGTAATAAAAGCCGCAAAAGAACCTATAGCTATCAATAGATCCATGTTTGGATTCAAGTTAAGGATGCTTTTTGAGGCTTGTATGATTGTTTTTTTTCCGGCGAAAAACAAGACAGGTATTGTTAATAGTATTATTCCAGCGTTGTATATCTCCATGTTGGGCCAAGCGACTCCATAGAACATTTCTGGAACCATCCAAACCATGATTGGAAGGGTGAATGCCCAAGCAATAACCATCTGGCGCCAACTATCTTCTACGTTATAGGTGTAACTTCCGCCTTCCTCAACTACTTTATATCCTGTTTTCTCTACAACTTCCTTGAATCTATTTTCATTTATTTCTTCAGAACTGTATTCTATAACTGCTGTTTCAGCTGCAAAATTAACTGTGGCACTAGAAACACCCTGAAGTTTGTTCAGCTCCCTCTCAATCTTTTGAGCACAGGAAGTACAAGTCATTCCTTCAATGCCTAATTGTATAGAACTTAACTCTCCCTCAACTCCTTTGTAACCATGAACTTCGTAACCACCATCTTCAATGGTATCTAAAAGATCATCTAAATCAACCTTATTTGAATCAAAACAGATATAAGCAGAACTGGACATCAAATCAACATCAACATCCATCACCCCACCAACCTTACCCAGAGACCTCTCAATACCTTTAGCACAAGAAGCACACGACATCCCTTCAACATCAACACTAACCTCTCTAATACTACTCATAACAAAACACCAAATTATACCCGATATACAATAAGATACCGAACAAAATAAACCACCCACACAAATAAAAAAAATAAACCAACTAATAAAACAAAAATAATTCTTAAAAAAATTGTTTATTAACTTTGTTTGTAACCGAAAGATTAAAAGAAAATGGTTAGTTAAAGCTTTAATGTAGATAAATGGGAAACAAAAAACTATATACAGAGTTACTGCACAATAAACCAATGAATAATCGTATAGCTAGCTAAAAAATGGAAAAAGAGGTATATAATAATGGATTTTAATAAAATAAAAAGCGACCTAAAGAAAGAAGACGGAGTAAGCCCTGTAGTGGGTGTAATACTAATGGTCGCTATAGTCGTTCTACTCGCCGCAATCGTCGCAGCATTCGTCTTCGGAGTAGTCACAATCCCAAGCCCAACACCACAAGCATCACTAGCGGTAGACGACGCAACATGGGAAGACGAAAAGTTGAATGTAACTTTACTGCATCAGTCAGGCAGTACGCTTGATGCCCTTGATACTAAGATAGTCATAACAGACCTAAACAACACAGATAACGTCAACACAACAACCCTGAGTGACTGGTCTAATGTTGAGGATGACTGGTCAACTGGAGAGAGAATAAACATCACTATTGAAGATGACGATTTCAAGGATTATCCTGATGAGATTGAGGTTCGTGTGATTGATGAGCCTTCTGGTGGAACTATCAGTGTGATGACTTCAACGGTGACTGAGCTTTAAAAACAGGGTTTTCTGATATTTGGTTGGTGAGGGGGTAGTGATCGAGTTTATCCTAGCTACCTTCTCTCTCAACATACTTATTTTTTTATGAGTCTCGAAGTTTATGTATAGTTTTATATTCTATTGTGATTGTTCTTCCAGCTTTTGTGGCTGTTGTTTTGTTATCTTTCTGTATTGGAGACTTGAAAACAAAGCTATTTAGCTTTTTATTATTTTGGTGGTGGTTTATAGGTGGATGTTGAAAAAAGAGGGTTTGTTGTTTTTTTGTGAGGTATATTTAGATTGTAATAGGTTTTTATAGATGAGTTTAGGGTGGGTTAGATTGAGGAAAGGTGGTTGTGTTTTTGGTGTCTTTTGGGTTGGTTTGGATGAGTTGATTGTTATTCGGGTGTTTTTATTGTTGTTCGGTTTTTTTGTCGTGTACCCAGATTTCTCCGTCTATTGTGTATTCTTTTTTCCAGATTGGGGCTTTTTGTTTCACTAGGTTTATTCCGTCTTCTAGTGTTTTGAATAGTTGTTGTCTGTGGCTTGCTGCTGCTACTACGTATACGATGTCTTCTCCTACTTTTAGGTTTCCGTCTCGGTGGTGTATTTTTATGTCTATGACTCCGTCCCTGTTTTTTAGTTGTTGTTCTATTTCTTGTATTGTTTTGTTGAATGGCTGGCTGTATTTTTCGAAGTATAGTTTCTCGACTTTTTTGTCGTTGCTTACTCCTCTGACTATTCCTACGAAGGATCCGATTGCTCCTGCTTTGTTGAATTTTGGGTTGGATTTTATTTGGTTTATTAGGTCTGTTAGGTCTGGGTTTTTGGGTTCGTATTCCGGTGCGTTTTTGATTGCTTTGACTGCTTTTTGGATGTTGTTTTCTTTTTCGTTGAGTGTTGTTAGTATTGGTTTTTTGTATTTTTTTGTTGTTTGACCTAGGACTATTTTTGGTAGGTTTGATTGTTTGTGGCCTTCTACTAGAATTATGTCCATGTCTTGGAGTTGTTTTAGTGCTTTTTCTAGTGGGTTTTCTGTTTTTTGGAGTGTTATTGTTTTGTTTTCTGTTGTTGCTATTACTCGGCTTGCTTTTTCTGTTAG encodes:
- a CDS encoding ABC transporter ATP-binding protein produces the protein MSCDFAVRTVGLSKRFGDLWAVRDLDLEISMGSVYGFLGPNGSGKTTTMRMLTTLTKPTSGSAEIMGVDIQDRERVIGKIGYLPEQPPLFEELSGLEQLSYVSKLYGLSSDVAGERIEYYLRKLDMVDAAGRKIEGYSKGMRQKIGIIQAVIHKPEVVFLDEPTSGLDPKSARTVKDLISELSGSSETTVFLSTHILSVVDELSDKVGVLKNGDLVTEGAPEDLKKKVESGESRSLEEVFLSVTADHKEESKGR
- a CDS encoding LiaF transmembrane domain-containing protein gives rise to the protein MKKIPLQAIFALILVFLGLLLLLRTTGIYDTTSLIKYTPTLFVLFGAYILIKSKFQNLSGPILIILIFGLLQLYLIDLLTTAMIRDWWPLIIIAIGLSILLNWFKSKTIKKEQTDYIDLFAMFGGIETRITSKEFVGGSSTAIFGDIQLDLRDSKPKHKQTTINSIVLFGDTEIKVPNEWQLKINITPILGDVHDKRTRKQKPTENKPKTLEIKGIVSFGDIKITD
- a CDS encoding LiaF transmembrane domain-containing protein gives rise to the protein MKKITFQAVLAVILIAIGVILLLETTGIYDTTHLIKYTPTLFVLFGIYAIIKSKLTNILGPLIIILFFGILQLLILNLITTTVIREWWPLIIVAIGLLILINWLQVSKIKGKETDTIDLFTMLGGHETLNTSNNFKGGNITAILGSVNIDLRDAEIKNPPATINCIVILGGAEIKIPEGWEVKNNITPILGAVEDTRLRTEKQTENKKQEITINGIVLLGGLDIKD
- a CDS encoding PAS domain S-box protein — protein: MCSKNQIKALLIDDDPNFLELTKQYIDQKNTKIDIDTTHNPIKILDQNLKKYDCFVCDYKMTPINGIELFEKIKHHKKPFILITGEGCEEVAMEALNTGINRYLPKTNKPNEFYSALTKSIKNEVEKHKTEQKIQRQQAKYKSFIEGNQNPLYIIDQELNIHYTNKAKQNQYTKKQLTNTNYRQHHTKKDTQKLKKKTKKAIKTQETQEYKIQINDKWIHKTISPIKTPKQNKKATVIERDITKQKNQKEKLLKYREIIQQIEDPTMVKNKEGKITHTNKALEKLLQKPKKEIINTKLTKHIPQKTAQKIWRYEKRALEWDETVQFTTQITINQKNPYIQITSTPYKNNDKLTGIIIRWRDITKEKTMEIGLREEIKNRFESENKLQTLLNNIPCPVIYLNKNNTITKTNKEFKKLTGQKNLDGKKPPKPIKKLINRPKNKKQKEIKYTDPKGTKHTLLATTSTYSNPKTQNKIDGTIIVYQDITNIRRIEEREKLIHSIMRHDLKNKIQIIKGYLGLIEEQQNTTKTKKYLNKTQKALNESQTIIQKVRTLRKTETNQKIQPLNLQKTIKKSIKIHRQQLKEKNIKIKNQTQEIYAMADPMLEQAISNLIENSIKHADPTEIKIKTQETPNNIKIKYQDNGKGIPDKQKQKVFHKGYSGQNRSTGLGLHLTKKIIEGYNGQIKLKDTPTGGAEFQIKLKKP
- a CDS encoding DUF4870 domain-containing protein, with the translated sequence MSGFGGSGTVSGLSENVVGALCYLVWFFTGFLFYFIEGDNRFVRFHAVQSIFVFGLILVFTVFLNLLGVVSGLPVVGWFLGFLVVLAQILLGLVSFVLWIYLMYSAYKGEWTWVPFVTVWVERFV
- a CDS encoding DUF4870 domain-containing protein produces the protein MSENSETSTGLSPNIAGALSYLFGFITGILFYFIEKDNEFVRYHAVQSIVVFGGLFVVYVVLGIVGTALTIGFLGSIIGLLVWLFMLVLGLLSFVLWLYLMYKAYKGEKTRLPVVSQWTDKYSGKKIAA
- a CDS encoding TspO/MBR family protein, encoding MASKLKKIKQYPQKNPILSLIIAILLCEAAGISGSIFTAMGLEPWYQELAKPELTPPGTLISIIWIILFALMGIAIWLIWRQSTQQNVKTPVTLFTIQFIINIMWSAIFFGLQSLTGGMITITLLWIAILLTIISFYKIDKKAAALMIPYILWVTIAAALNLSFIILN